From Mobula birostris isolate sMobBir1 chromosome 22, sMobBir1.hap1, whole genome shotgun sequence, the proteins below share one genomic window:
- the serpind1 gene encoding heparin cofactor 2 has protein sequence MKNIQPADSTLQSCCSTVVLTERNHCKMRLLFFILGVLLVPLPAFCGIKSLAQHFDPESTSTSPNLQTNENLSSRSIQQLHEDNTLTQELLPDIEEDEYLDFDAIFAEEDDDYIDEIDEIEISPKTDTESLHLDPAAKRAKLLQLFHGKTRIQRLNIVNANFAFNLYKSIRNGVDPLDNILLAPVGISITLGMVSLGARRETHQQLFHVLGFAEFVNASVKYNQMTVHNLFHRLTHRLFRHNFGYTLQGINGLFVRQDAQILSNFTQSMKAYYFAEPQSVNFTDPALIRKMNQRILKLTKGLIKEGIMAIDPQTLIMILNILYLKGTWQTKFPHERTYRGVFWLNEKDSVRVPMMNTRGNFPATVDHKLECDILQLPYVGNISMLIVVPRKFSGMKTIEMQLTSEVVLTWLKTMTNRTIKVVLPRFNLVKQYDLVSYFKTLGLSLPFEQTADFTGISTQENLGINLFKHQGSITVNEEGTTAASLTTVGFMPLSSQNEFAVKKPFLFLIYEHRTECLLYMGRVTNPLKN, from the exons ATGAAAAACATCCAGCCTGCTGATTCAACTCTACAAAGCTGCTGTTCCACTGTGGTGCTCACAG AAAGAAATCACTGCAAAATGAGGCTTCTGTTCTTCATACTGGGTGTCCTCCTGGTCCcgctgccagcattttgtggaaTTAAGTCTTTAGCTCAACATTTTGACCCAGAGTCAACCAGTACATCACCAAACCTGCAGACCAATGAAAATCTCTCCAGCAGGAGTATCCAACAATTGCATGAGGACAATACGTTAACACAGGAGCTGCTCCCAGATATAGAGGAAGATGAATACCTGGATTTTGATGCAATTTTCGCTGAAGAAGACGACGATTatattgatgaaattgatgaaatAGAAATCTCACCAAAAACAGACACAGAATCTCTTCATTTAGACCCCGCGGCAAAAAGAGCCAAGTTACTCCAGCTATTCCATGGCAAAACCAGGATTCAACGCTTGAACATCGTCAATGCAAACTTTGCTTTCAATCTTTATAAAAGCATCAGGAATGGAGTCGACCCGCTTGACAACATTTTACTAGCACCTGTTGGCATCTCAATCACGTTGGGCATGGTTTCTCTAGGTGCAAGACGCGAAACCCATCAGCAGCTATTCCATGTCCTGGGCTTTGCAGAGTTTGTAAATGCAAGTGTAAAGTACAACCAGATGACCGTTCACAATCTCTTTCACCGGCTGACTCATCGCCTCTTTCGCCATAACTTTGGTTACACTCTCCAGGGTATTAATGGCCTTTTTGTACGTCAGGATGCTCAGATTCTGAGCAACTTCACACAAAGTATGAAAGCCTATTACTTCGCCGAGCCACAGTCGGTCAACTtcactgaccctgctctgattcGTAAAATGAACCAACGCATTCTTAAGCTCACCAAAGGACTGATTAAAGAAGGTATAATGGCGATAGATCCACAAACTCTCATCATGATTCTGAACATCTTGTACTTGAAAG GAACTTGGCAAACCAAATTTCCTCATGAAAGGACGTACCGAGGGGTTTTCTGGCTGAATGAAAAGGATTCCGTCAGGGTGCCTATGATGAATACCCGGGGAAACTTCCCAGCGACAGTAGACCACAAACTCGAATGTGACATCCTCCAGCTGCCATATGTGGGAAACATCAGTATGTTAATCGTGGTGCCCCGCAAATTCTCTGGCATGAAGACTATTGAAATGCAGCTGACATCAGAAGTGGTGTTGACCTGGTTAAAGACCATGACCAACAG GACAATAAAGGTGGTGCTCCCCAGATTCAACCTGGTAAAGCAGTATGACCTGGTATCATACTTCAAGACTCTCGGACTGTCGCTGCCTTTTGAACAAACAGCAGACTTTACTGGAATATCAACTCAAGAGAATCTGGGCATTAACCTG TTCAAACACCAAGGATCGATCACAGTAAATGAAGAAGGAACGACAGCAGCTTCTCTGACAACAGTTGGCTTCATGCCCCTCTCCTCACAGAATGAATTTGCTGTTAAGAAGCCTTTCTTATTCCTTATATATGAGCACCGCACTGAATGTCTACTGTATATGGGCCGAGTGACAAATCCTTTGAAGAACTAA